The Conexivisphaera calida genome includes a region encoding these proteins:
- a CDS encoding 30S ribosomal protein S17 — MSTRTARNIGIQWIKPPTRSCDDDKCPWHGSLSVRGRVFEAKVVRFRARNLAVVERMYYQYQHKYMRYERRRSDLHAYVPPCLDIREGDTVFIGETRQLAKSVAFVVLGKSGGGS, encoded by the coding sequence GTGAGCACCAGGACTGCTAGGAACATAGGTATCCAGTGGATAAAGCCGCCCACGAGGTCCTGCGATGACGATAAGTGTCCCTGGCACGGCTCCCTCTCCGTCAGGGGAAGGGTCTTCGAGGCCAAGGTCGTCAGGTTCAGAGCTCGCAATTTGGCGGTCGTTGAGCGCATGTACTATCAGTATCAGCACAAATATATGAGATATGAGAGGAGGAGAAGCGACCTTCACGCGTATGTGCCGCCCTGCCTCGACATTAGGGAGGGCGACACCGTTTTCATAGGCGAGACGAGGCAACTGGCGAAGTCCGTCGCCTTCGTCGTGCTCGGAAAATCCGGGGGTGGATCCTAG
- the rplX gene encoding 50S ribosomal protein L24 gives MGRDNESGGARAHSLNAHLSEDLVKEYGIRSVRVRTGDVVKVLRGSYRGVEGKVIKVYLDEGRVAVEGLTRQNSRGENSPVRIHASKVLVTRLNLDDKVRREALEAIKSRKTGKIEGKVEGEVNG, from the coding sequence TTGGGTCGTGATAACGAGTCTGGAGGGGCGCGGGCGCACTCACTGAACGCGCATCTCTCGGAGGATCTCGTGAAGGAATACGGCATAAGGTCCGTGCGCGTTCGCACGGGCGACGTCGTGAAGGTTCTCAGGGGCTCCTACAGGGGAGTCGAGGGAAAGGTGATCAAGGTTTACCTCGACGAAGGACGTGTTGCGGTAGAGGGACTGACCCGGCAGAACTCGAGGGGCGAGAACTCGCCGGTGAGGATACATGCGTCGAAGGTCCTGGTGACCAGGCTCAACTTGGACGATAAAGTTAGAAGGGAGGCATTGGAGGCCATAAAGTCCAGGAAAACTGGAAAGATCGAGGGGAAGGTGGAGGGTGAGGTAAATGGCTAG
- a CDS encoding 30S ribosomal protein S19, with protein sequence MPKEFRYRGYTLDQLMNMSLDQVIQLLPSRARRSLNRGLNPSKRKLLEELRSAGDGKTPKTHLRDLVILPFMVGRTINVYSGKEFVAVEIKPEMIGHFLGEYVQTCKRVMHGEPGVGATRSSLYVPLK encoded by the coding sequence ATGCCGAAGGAATTCAGGTACAGGGGATACACACTGGACCAGCTGATGAACATGTCGCTGGACCAGGTGATACAGTTGCTTCCCTCAAGGGCCCGGAGGAGCCTCAATAGGGGTCTGAATCCATCAAAGAGGAAACTCTTGGAGGAACTGAGGTCCGCGGGCGACGGCAAGACTCCGAAGACGCACCTGAGGGATCTCGTGATACTGCCGTTCATGGTGGGGAGAACGATAAACGTGTACAGCGGTAAGGAATTCGTCGCGGTCGAGATAAAGCCGGAGATGATAGGGCACTTCCTGGGGGAGTACGTGCAGACCTGCAAGCGCGTCATGCACGGCGAGCCGGGCGTCGGAGCGACCAGGAGCTCGCTGTACGTGCCGCTGAAGTGA
- a CDS encoding 50S ribosomal protein L23, producing the protein MDRERAFRIIRTPLVTEKTYLMIEKENKLAFMVDRGASKGDIKSAVEVLFDVKVERVNVLNTPVGRKAYVKLSPEYRAVDVVSKLGLV; encoded by the coding sequence ATGGACCGTGAGAGGGCATTCAGGATAATAAGGACGCCGCTCGTGACCGAGAAGACCTACCTTATGATAGAGAAGGAGAATAAGCTGGCATTCATGGTTGATCGCGGCGCTTCCAAGGGCGACATAAAGAGCGCTGTGGAAGTGCTGTTCGACGTGAAGGTGGAGAGGGTCAACGTTCTGAACACGCCGGTGGGCAGAAAGGCATACGTCAAGCTGTCGCCCGAGTACAGGGCGGTCGATGTAGTGTCTAAATTGGGCCTCGTGTAG
- a CDS encoding 50S ribosomal protein L2, which translates to MGKRILVQRRGRGGSQFRARKVGKIAPASYPLFPLDETHQAIVEDIVHERGRQAPLARLRFDDGTVAYLPAVVGLERGAIVHMGPDAPLANGNVLPLWRIPEGTFISNIERSIADGGELVRTPGGSAVVLTQAQNSVIVKLPSGRTLELDRRSRATIGVIAGGGKEEKPFLKAGNRWHLLRAKGRKYPLVRGVAMTTVYHPFGGGRHQHPGHPTTVSRNAPPGAKVGNIASRKTGRGGVRGK; encoded by the coding sequence ATGGGAAAGAGAATACTCGTGCAGAGGCGCGGTCGCGGAGGCTCCCAGTTCAGAGCCCGCAAGGTCGGCAAGATAGCACCCGCGTCATATCCGCTGTTTCCGCTTGATGAGACCCATCAGGCAATCGTCGAGGACATCGTGCATGAGAGGGGCCGCCAGGCTCCGCTCGCCCGCCTGAGGTTTGATGACGGCACCGTCGCATATCTGCCGGCGGTGGTGGGCCTCGAGAGGGGCGCCATCGTGCACATGGGTCCTGATGCGCCACTGGCGAACGGCAATGTCCTTCCGCTCTGGAGGATACCGGAGGGGACGTTCATCTCAAACATAGAAAGGTCCATTGCAGATGGCGGCGAGCTAGTCCGCACGCCGGGCGGATCCGCGGTCGTGCTCACGCAGGCGCAGAACTCCGTGATAGTCAAGTTGCCATCAGGAAGGACGCTTGAGCTCGACAGGCGCTCTAGGGCCACGATTGGAGTAATAGCTGGCGGAGGAAAGGAGGAGAAACCCTTCCTCAAGGCTGGGAACAGATGGCATCTGCTGCGCGCCAAGGGCAGGAAGTATCCACTCGTGAGAGGCGTGGCAATGACCACCGTCTACCACCCATTCGGCGGCGGTAGACATCAGCACCCAGGTCATCCTACCACTGTGTCCAGGAACGCCCCACCGGGAGCCAAGGTCGGCAACATCGCATCCAGGAAGACGGGAAGGGGCGGAGTCAGGGGCAAGTGA
- a CDS encoding 50S ribosomal protein L22, with amino-acid sequence MPTFDYSFQGYNPVVHVRASLREADMSPKEAREVCAAIRGLPLDRARAILNDVVELRQPIPFRRYRGKVGHKAGLQGYYAGRYPVKVAKAVLKLLDSLEANADYRGLDTSRLKLIHVAAYPGRRLRRYTPRAFGRASAKNKELVHIEVVGAES; translated from the coding sequence ATGCCGACGTTCGACTATAGCTTTCAAGGTTATAATCCGGTCGTCCACGTACGCGCCAGTCTGCGCGAGGCGGACATGAGCCCGAAGGAGGCCAGGGAGGTCTGCGCGGCCATCAGGGGGTTGCCGCTCGACAGGGCCAGGGCGATCCTAAACGACGTGGTGGAGCTCAGGCAACCTATCCCCTTCAGGAGGTATCGTGGCAAGGTGGGCCACAAGGCTGGCCTGCAGGGATACTACGCCGGCCGCTATCCCGTGAAGGTCGCCAAGGCGGTCCTGAAGCTGCTCGACAGCCTCGAGGCAAATGCTGACTACAGAGGGCTGGATACCAGCCGGTTGAAGTTGATTCACGTGGCCGCGTATCCGGGCAGGCGGCTCAGGAGATACACCCCCCGGGCGTTCGGCCGCGCATCCGCCAAGAACAAGGAGCTTGTCCACATAGAAGTGGTGGGGGCTGAGAGCTGA
- the rpmC gene encoding 50S ribosomal protein L29 yields the protein MTLKPSELRKMSDEELREKLLELRSELMRLRAMSERGTLGKESGVIKGVRRDIARILTILRERRTGA from the coding sequence TTGACGCTCAAGCCCTCAGAGCTCCGGAAGATGAGCGACGAGGAGCTAAGGGAAAAGCTCCTCGAGCTAAGGAGCGAGCTGATGCGCCTTCGCGCGATGTCGGAGAGGGGCACGCTGGGCAAGGAGTCCGGCGTGATCAAGGGAGTGCGCAGGGATATAGCCCGTATCCTGACGATACTCCGGGAGAGGAGGACAGGGGCATGA
- a CDS encoding 50S ribosomal protein L14, which translates to MPKRGAGTAGAAEWTPRTSKGVPVNSLIACADNSGAKELRVVQVMGYKGRLKRRPTATVGDKLVVVVRSGPPEMKKQIFFAVLVRQRYPFRRPSGLRISFEDNAAVLITPEGDVKGTDIRGPVAAEAAERWPRIANIASSII; encoded by the coding sequence ATGCCCAAGAGGGGAGCAGGGACAGCCGGCGCGGCCGAGTGGACGCCCCGCACCTCCAAGGGGGTGCCCGTGAACTCACTGATAGCGTGTGCGGATAACAGCGGCGCCAAGGAGCTGAGGGTCGTGCAGGTGATGGGGTACAAGGGCAGGCTGAAGAGGAGGCCCACGGCGACCGTTGGCGACAAGCTCGTGGTGGTGGTGCGCAGCGGTCCGCCCGAGATGAAGAAACAGATCTTCTTCGCGGTGCTAGTCAGGCAGCGCTATCCATTCCGGAGGCCGTCCGGACTCAGGATATCGTTCGAGGATAACGCTGCGGTCCTGATAACGCCCGAGGGCGACGTGAAGGGGACCGACATCAGGGGGCCCGTTGCAGCGGAGGCGGCCGAGCGCTGGCCCAGGATAGCCAACATCGCCTCAAGTATAATATGA
- a CDS encoding 30S ribosomal protein S3: MSYKTMLDRKELEVELDEYLASKLRDAGYGGMILEKTPLSYKLTIFALRPGLVIGHRGTGIRALTDELAKKYHLENLALSVSEVTVPELNPRIMASRIVQMVERGIPFRRAANNALNTIMEKGALGCEITVAGKLRTERSHTEKFRAGVVPKSGYPAEAAVREAKVNVTLKLGTYGIKVRIVDSTRLRPPVIFKEQPSTSAAAPQSQVGGGAS, translated from the coding sequence ATGTCCTACAAGACCATGCTTGACAGGAAGGAGCTCGAGGTGGAGCTGGACGAGTACCTCGCCTCTAAGCTCAGGGATGCCGGGTACGGCGGAATGATACTTGAGAAGACTCCCCTGAGCTACAAGCTGACGATATTCGCCCTCAGGCCAGGGCTCGTGATAGGGCATCGCGGAACTGGTATCAGGGCTCTCACGGACGAGCTGGCCAAGAAGTACCATCTGGAGAACTTGGCGCTCAGCGTGAGCGAAGTGACGGTGCCGGAGCTGAACCCGCGGATAATGGCTTCCCGCATCGTGCAGATGGTCGAGAGGGGCATACCGTTCAGGAGGGCCGCCAATAACGCGCTCAACACTATAATGGAGAAAGGCGCTCTCGGCTGCGAGATAACGGTCGCCGGCAAGCTGAGGACGGAGAGGTCGCACACTGAGAAATTCAGGGCCGGGGTCGTTCCCAAGAGCGGGTATCCGGCAGAGGCTGCGGTGAGGGAGGCAAAGGTCAATGTGACCCTGAAGCTCGGCACCTACGGGATAAAGGTGAGGATAGTCGACTCAACGCGCCTCAGGCCGCCCGTGATATTCAAGGAGCAGCCGAGCACCAGTGCCGCGGCGCCTCAGTCGCAGGTCGGAGGCGGTGCCAGTTGA
- a CDS encoding DNA-binding protein: MSDDPELDMILARKRRELLAMAARQGAGKAVEQPSTKKDPVEVLRAALIDRGDEVLEAALSQYPEETRRIAERLAELVERGAIAGKITGRQLLWLFRQLGLDVRLETKIYVEQDGRFVPLMDAMKRKD, encoded by the coding sequence ATGAGCGACGACCCGGAGCTCGACATGATACTGGCCAGGAAGAGGCGCGAGCTCCTGGCAATGGCAGCGCGCCAAGGCGCTGGCAAGGCCGTGGAGCAGCCCTCCACCAAGAAGGATCCCGTCGAGGTGCTCCGCGCCGCTCTGATCGACAGGGGTGACGAGGTTCTCGAGGCCGCCCTATCACAGTACCCAGAGGAGACCCGCAGGATAGCCGAGAGGCTGGCTGAGCTCGTCGAGCGCGGTGCCATTGCGGGAAAGATAACGGGCAGACAGCTCCTCTGGCTCTTCAGGCAACTCGGGCTGGACGTCAGGCTGGAGACCAAGATCTACGTGGAACAGGATGGCAGATTCGTGCCGCTCATGGACGCCATGAAGCGGAAGGACTGA
- a CDS encoding 50S ribosomal protein L3, producing the protein MGHRKQHTPRRGSLAFMPRSRAAGLLPRVRTWPELPEGEKPRLLGTIAYKAGMTHVIMIDDRQTVPNAGKPLFKAVTVLAIPPLYVLGMRLYGYRDGYQYVLGDALNYSDGRVFGGKPKKYSSLEQSLKDLESVLGDAVRMSAIAYSIPKDVGLTQRRPFVMEVAVSGGNMKQRFDYLSALIGASVSAEDVVKPGTYMDIISVSKGKGFQGPVKRFGIKRKQHKSRKSVREPGTLGPWHPAAVMRTVPMAGQMGFHQRIEYNKRIIALADESERPVTPPGGFLHFGVIRGKYVMLDGSVPGPAKRPVILRYPLRQPSIRLGVPTITYIDSVQGGAKQ; encoded by the coding sequence ATAGGGCACAGGAAGCAGCATACGCCAAGGAGAGGTTCACTAGCGTTCATGCCAAGGTCCAGGGCGGCAGGTCTGCTGCCGAGGGTTCGCACATGGCCAGAGCTGCCCGAGGGTGAGAAGCCGAGGCTCCTCGGCACAATCGCCTACAAGGCCGGCATGACGCATGTGATAATGATCGACGACCGTCAGACGGTGCCGAACGCTGGAAAACCACTGTTCAAGGCCGTCACGGTCCTGGCAATTCCTCCTCTCTACGTGCTCGGCATGAGGTTGTATGGATATAGGGATGGCTATCAATACGTCCTAGGTGATGCTCTGAACTACTCCGACGGTCGCGTGTTCGGCGGCAAGCCGAAAAAGTACAGTTCCCTAGAGCAGTCACTGAAGGACCTGGAATCCGTCCTAGGCGACGCCGTCAGGATGTCCGCAATAGCCTACAGCATACCTAAGGACGTTGGCCTCACGCAGAGGCGGCCCTTCGTGATGGAGGTCGCCGTCAGTGGGGGGAACATGAAGCAGCGCTTCGATTACCTCTCAGCACTCATAGGCGCGAGCGTCTCCGCGGAGGACGTCGTGAAGCCGGGAACGTATATGGACATCATATCCGTGAGCAAGGGCAAGGGATTCCAGGGCCCGGTCAAGAGGTTCGGCATAAAGCGCAAGCAGCACAAATCAAGGAAGAGCGTCAGAGAGCCCGGAACCCTTGGTCCCTGGCATCCCGCCGCGGTCATGCGCACAGTCCCAATGGCCGGGCAGATGGGATTCCATCAGAGGATCGAGTACAATAAGAGGATCATCGCGCTCGCCGATGAGTCCGAGCGGCCCGTGACGCCTCCTGGCGGCTTCCTTCACTTCGGGGTCATACGCGGCAAGTACGTCATGCTCGACGGATCCGTGCCGGGACCCGCCAAGCGGCCAGTGATATTGAGGTACCCGCTAAGGCAGCCGTCCATACGCCTCGGCGTGCCCACGATAACATACATCGACAGCGTCCAGGGAGGTGCTAAGCAATGA
- the rpl4p gene encoding 50S ribosomal protein L4, with translation MSRRVPVYTVTGDKSGEVDLPPVFEVPVRRDLIERSFWAEFTHALQPKGTDPMAGMRTSAESFGVGMGIARLARVKGRGYSRAGQAAGVAGVLKGRKPHPPRVDKVIYKRLNVKERRLATASAIAATSVLDLVRARGHAIPDSIEVPVVVTDELESLSRLKDLRALLEKLGLWADIERIANRSDRGGKASWRGRAHGSGKSILLVVSSDKGISRAAGNLPGVDVVLAKDVSVLDLAPGGRPGRLTVWSTAALRSLPHTLEEVYVNGP, from the coding sequence ATGAGCCGCCGCGTTCCAGTGTACACGGTTACAGGTGATAAATCCGGCGAGGTAGATCTGCCGCCCGTGTTCGAGGTGCCCGTGAGACGCGACCTCATAGAGAGGTCGTTCTGGGCGGAGTTCACCCATGCGCTGCAGCCCAAGGGCACCGACCCAATGGCCGGCATGCGCACCTCCGCGGAGTCATTCGGGGTCGGCATGGGCATAGCCAGGCTGGCGCGTGTGAAGGGAAGGGGATACTCGAGGGCCGGTCAGGCAGCCGGCGTCGCCGGCGTCCTCAAGGGGAGGAAGCCTCATCCTCCGAGGGTCGACAAGGTAATCTACAAGAGGCTGAACGTCAAGGAGCGTCGCCTAGCGACCGCCTCTGCTATAGCCGCCACATCAGTCTTGGATCTCGTCAGGGCAAGGGGGCATGCGATCCCGGACTCCATCGAGGTACCGGTGGTCGTGACTGATGAGCTGGAGTCCCTGTCAAGGCTCAAGGACCTCAGGGCGCTTCTGGAGAAGCTCGGGCTGTGGGCAGACATCGAGAGGATCGCGAATCGCAGCGATCGGGGAGGCAAGGCCAGCTGGAGAGGGAGAGCTCACGGAAGTGGAAAGAGTATACTTCTGGTGGTGTCCTCCGATAAGGGGATATCACGCGCAGCGGGGAACCTGCCCGGAGTGGACGTCGTCCTGGCGAAGGATGTGTCGGTGCTTGACCTAGCGCCCGGCGGCAGGCCCGGCAGGTTGACCGTGTGGAGCACCGCCGCGCTCAGATCTCTACCGCACACGCTTGAGGAGGTGTACGTGAATGGACCGTGA
- a CDS encoding putative RNA uridine N3 methyltransferase, whose protein sequence is MRLWIAVPSSLIEDVNSKDERTRKIGMIARAAAIYRAEKIFVFRDPLGERPRDAEFIARVLEYAATPPYLRRKLFPIADDFEKVGLLHPLGIPPHRRSKELKPGEVREAVLELVGGRLYADVGVGRLLEYSGHGQAGRRVTVIVKTRNGDYFCEEASPTEYWGYDVSAVDTLPKLVRSARPSHFVVTSRHGVPLVDTWRRLSGIASSDESVLMAFGSRRGLLEMHEREEYESLGALIVNFIPGQGVETVRTEEAMIAVLSAMQVLGEIGAAAPGAGGNGN, encoded by the coding sequence ATGAGGCTGTGGATAGCAGTACCGTCATCCCTCATAGAGGACGTCAACTCGAAGGATGAGAGGACCAGGAAAATAGGAATGATAGCCAGGGCCGCGGCCATTTACCGCGCCGAGAAGATATTCGTATTCAGGGATCCCCTCGGCGAGCGGCCCCGTGACGCAGAGTTCATAGCACGCGTCTTGGAGTATGCCGCAACCCCGCCCTACCTGCGAAGGAAGCTTTTCCCCATAGCGGACGACTTCGAGAAGGTCGGGCTGCTGCACCCGCTGGGGATACCACCTCATAGGCGCTCCAAGGAGCTGAAGCCGGGGGAGGTGAGGGAGGCCGTCCTGGAGCTCGTGGGCGGCAGGCTATATGCAGACGTCGGCGTCGGCAGGCTCTTGGAATACTCAGGTCATGGCCAGGCTGGCCGTCGTGTGACGGTCATCGTCAAGACTAGGAACGGCGATTACTTCTGTGAGGAGGCAAGCCCCACCGAGTACTGGGGATACGATGTGAGCGCGGTGGACACGCTGCCAAAGCTCGTCAGGTCAGCCCGCCCCTCGCACTTCGTGGTCACTTCCCGGCACGGCGTCCCCCTCGTGGACACCTGGCGGCGCCTCTCCGGGATTGCGTCATCCGATGAATCCGTTCTGATGGCGTTCGGATCCCGCCGGGGGCTCTTGGAGATGCACGAGAGGGAGGAGTACGAGTCCCTGGGCGCATTGATAGTGAATTTCATTCCCGGACAAGGAGTAGAGACAGTTAGGACTGAGGAGGCCATGATCGCAGTCCTCTCCGCCATGCAGGTGCTGGGCGAGATCGGCGCTGCAGCGCCCGGCGCTGGAGGTAATGGCAATTGA
- a CDS encoding 30S ribosomal protein S4e (the function of this ribosomal subunit is unknown) yields MARMGRSTVQKRLSAPRVYAVPRKPRHGRFLTKVGPGPHPKELGIDLVTLLRDYLRSVSNAREALYVLKNRYLLVDGVVRTEKSFPVGLMDVIEVAREGKVYRMVPAVGRLLHPAPIPDSEKGLKISMIRSKVTVPGGRVQLGTHDGRSFLVDDPDAYFVGDSLLIKVPSQEIVSRIPLEEGTTALVIGGERLSSLGKVVRVIPGSFSVRPAVELEIGQERVLVPKELAMPVGMPEPPVTVRWVE; encoded by the coding sequence ATGGCTAGAATGGGGCGCAGCACCGTGCAGAAGAGGCTATCGGCACCGCGCGTGTACGCGGTACCGAGGAAGCCGCGCCACGGCAGGTTCCTGACCAAGGTGGGTCCGGGGCCACATCCCAAGGAGCTCGGCATAGATCTCGTGACGCTCCTGAGGGATTACCTCAGATCCGTCAGCAATGCGCGCGAGGCGCTCTACGTGCTCAAGAATCGCTACCTGCTGGTCGACGGCGTCGTCAGGACCGAGAAGTCGTTCCCGGTCGGGCTCATGGACGTCATCGAGGTAGCCCGTGAGGGGAAGGTCTACAGGATGGTGCCGGCGGTCGGCAGGCTTCTTCATCCGGCCCCCATACCTGATTCCGAGAAGGGCCTGAAGATCTCGATGATACGTTCGAAGGTTACGGTACCCGGCGGCCGCGTGCAGCTGGGAACCCACGATGGCAGGAGCTTCCTCGTGGACGATCCGGATGCGTACTTCGTCGGCGACAGTCTGCTGATAAAGGTGCCCAGCCAAGAGATCGTGTCACGCATACCGCTGGAGGAGGGGACGACGGCGCTCGTAATCGGCGGTGAGAGGCTCTCGAGCCTCGGCAAGGTCGTCAGGGTAATACCGGGTTCCTTCAGCGTGAGGCCGGCCGTGGAGCTCGAGATAGGTCAGGAGAGGGTGCTCGTCCCAAAGGAGCTGGCGATGCCCGTCGGGATGCCCGAGCCCCCGGTAACCGTGAGGTGGGTCGAATGA